The Myxocyprinus asiaticus isolate MX2 ecotype Aquarium Trade chromosome 31, UBuf_Myxa_2, whole genome shotgun sequence genome has a segment encoding these proteins:
- the LOC127421756 gene encoding glycerophosphodiester phosphodiesterase domain-containing protein 5-like isoform X1, translated as MVKHQPLQVYERQLCLSCLTGIYGCRWKRYQRSHDDTTKWECLWSFILFCTFSLLLVWFYFWWEAHNDYNEFNWFLYNRSGEWSDGTIPIFATTAAGFTYIAFLMILALCHVAVGQQLNLHWLHKIGVTFALLTTIIAVISVTQMWGEEWDVVWISLQATGPFLHIGALAAVTALAWVIAGQVARVEKTRFQVMVLLIYLSVLLTLYFIPLSITSPCIMERGRLKAAPTIIGHQGAPMLAPENTLLSFHRALQRNVSGLEVDVAISLDGVPFLMKDRTLRRTTDVKKMFPERQYDDASLFNWTDLRSLNTGQWFLKDDPFCTVQYMSMSERWLVGNQTVCSLEQMLKLASRSKSSAVFRMRRPPAGHPHHLDWVNLTLDTVLRSGIPQRQVMWTADSDREIVKQVAPGLQQTSVQKLPLDTLHHKGISRVLLRYNQASAQDVRLYNENNISVTMYMVNEPWLYSLLWCSGVPSVSSEAPQLLRKLHSPLWLMSPDEYSLIWISTDLISFAVVLGIFIFQNYHIIRWRMSGMRSYNPEQIMLSAAVRRSSRDVNIMKEKLIFSEVSNGVSSDEPYMENGFNYYTN; from the exons TGGGAGTGTTTGTGGTCATTCATTCTCTTCTGCACTTTTTCCTTGCTGCTGGTGTGGTTTTACTTCTGGTGGGAGGCCCACAATGACTACAACGAGTTTAACTG GTTTTTATATAACCGCTCAGGGGAGTGGAGCGATGGTACCATTCCCATATTTGCCACCACAGCTGCAGGCTTCACctacattgcatttttaatg ATTTTAGCCCTGTGCCATGTTGCTGTTGGTCAGCAGTTAAACCTACACTGGCTCCACAAG ATTGGTGTGACATTTGCTTTGCTCACTACAATAATTGCTGTGATATCTGTCACTCAGATGTGGGGAGAGGAATGGGATGTAGTGTGGATTTCTTTGCAG GCTACAGGACCTTTCCTACACATCGGTGCTTTAGCTGCGGTCACCGCTCTGGCCTGGGTGATAGCGGGACAGGTGGCTCGAGTGGAGAAAACCA GGTTCCAGGTGATGGTGCTCCTCATCTACCTGAGTGTTCTCCTCACACTCTACTTCATTCCGCTGTCAATCACCTCCCCATGCATCATGGAGCGTGGGAGACTCAAAGCGGCCCCTACCATCATTGGTCATCAAGGAGCTCCAATG CTGGCTCCAGAGAACACTCTACTTTCCTTCCACAGAGCTCTGCAGAGGAATGTCAGTGGGTTGGAGGTGGATGTGGCCATCag TCTAGATGGTGTGCCCTTCCTCATGAAAGACCGGACGTTAAGAAGAACCACAGATGtgaagaaaatgtttccagagaGACAGTATGACGATGCCTCCCTCTTCAATTGGACTGATCTGCGCTCGCTTAACACTGGGCAATGGTTTCTTAAG GATGATCCATTCTGCACGGTGCAGTACATGTCGATGTCAGAGCGCTGGTTGGTGGGGAACCAGACAGTGTGCAGCCTGGAACAGATGCTGAAACTAGCATCTCGGTCCAAGAGCTCGGCTGTGTTCAGAATGCGCAGACCGCCAGCCGGTCACCCACACCACCTTGACTGGGTCAACCTCACCCTGGACACTGTTCTGAGGTCAGGCATACCACAGCGGCAG GTGATGTGGACTGCAGACAGTGACAGGGAAATTGTGAAGCAAGTGGCTCCTGGTTTACAGCAGACGTCTGTACAGAAGCTTCCCCTGGACACTCTTCATCATAAAGGCATCAGCAGAGTCCTGCTGCGCTATAATCAGGCATCTGCGCAGGACGTCCG GCTGTATAATGAAAACAACATCAGTGTGACTATGTATATGGTGAACGAGCCATGGCTGTATTCTCTGCTGTGGTGCAGTGGGGTGCCGTCTGTGTCTTCTGAGGCCCCGCAGTTGTTGAGGAAGTTGCATTCGCCACTCTGGCTCATG AGTCCAGATGAATACAGTTTGATATGGATCTCCACTGATCTCATCTCTTTTGCTGTAGTACTGGGAATATTTATATTCCAGAA CTATCACATAATCAG GTGGAGAATGAGTGGGATGCGTAGCTACAACCCTGAGCAGATCATGCTGAGCGCAGCCGTCAGGAGATCCAGCCGAGATGTCAACATCATGAAGGAGAAGCTCATCTTCTCTG AGGTGAGCAATGGAGTCAGCAGTGATGAACCATATATGGAAAATGGATTTAACTACTACACCAATTAA
- the LOC127421756 gene encoding glycerophosphodiester phosphodiesterase domain-containing protein 5-like isoform X2: MVKHQPLQVYERQLCLSCLTGIYGCRWKRYQRSHDDTTKWECLWSFILFCTFSLLLVWFYFWWEAHNDYNEFNWFLYNRSGEWSDGTIPIFATTAAGFTYIAFLMILALCHVAVGQQLNLHWLHKIGVTFALLTTIIAVISVTQMWGEEWDVVWISLQATGPFLHIGALAAVTALAWVIAGQVARVEKTRFQVMVLLIYLSVLLTLYFIPLSITSPCIMERGRLKAAPTIIGHQGAPMLAPENTLLSFHRALQRNVSGLEVDVAISLDGVPFLMKDRTLRRTTDVKKMFPERQYDDASLFNWTDLRSLNTGQWFLKDDPFCTVQYMSMSERWLVGNQTVCSLEQMLKLASRSKSSAVFRMRRPPAGHPHHLDWVNLTLDTVLRSGIPQRQVMWTADSDREIVKQVAPGLQQTSVQKLPLDTLHHKGISRVLLRYNQASAQDVRLYNENNISVTMYMVNEPWLYSLLWCSGVPSVSSEAPQLLRKLHSPLWLMSPDEYSLIWISTDLISFAVVLGIFIFQKWRMSGMRSYNPEQIMLSAAVRRSSRDVNIMKEKLIFSEVSNGVSSDEPYMENGFNYYTN; this comes from the exons TGGGAGTGTTTGTGGTCATTCATTCTCTTCTGCACTTTTTCCTTGCTGCTGGTGTGGTTTTACTTCTGGTGGGAGGCCCACAATGACTACAACGAGTTTAACTG GTTTTTATATAACCGCTCAGGGGAGTGGAGCGATGGTACCATTCCCATATTTGCCACCACAGCTGCAGGCTTCACctacattgcatttttaatg ATTTTAGCCCTGTGCCATGTTGCTGTTGGTCAGCAGTTAAACCTACACTGGCTCCACAAG ATTGGTGTGACATTTGCTTTGCTCACTACAATAATTGCTGTGATATCTGTCACTCAGATGTGGGGAGAGGAATGGGATGTAGTGTGGATTTCTTTGCAG GCTACAGGACCTTTCCTACACATCGGTGCTTTAGCTGCGGTCACCGCTCTGGCCTGGGTGATAGCGGGACAGGTGGCTCGAGTGGAGAAAACCA GGTTCCAGGTGATGGTGCTCCTCATCTACCTGAGTGTTCTCCTCACACTCTACTTCATTCCGCTGTCAATCACCTCCCCATGCATCATGGAGCGTGGGAGACTCAAAGCGGCCCCTACCATCATTGGTCATCAAGGAGCTCCAATG CTGGCTCCAGAGAACACTCTACTTTCCTTCCACAGAGCTCTGCAGAGGAATGTCAGTGGGTTGGAGGTGGATGTGGCCATCag TCTAGATGGTGTGCCCTTCCTCATGAAAGACCGGACGTTAAGAAGAACCACAGATGtgaagaaaatgtttccagagaGACAGTATGACGATGCCTCCCTCTTCAATTGGACTGATCTGCGCTCGCTTAACACTGGGCAATGGTTTCTTAAG GATGATCCATTCTGCACGGTGCAGTACATGTCGATGTCAGAGCGCTGGTTGGTGGGGAACCAGACAGTGTGCAGCCTGGAACAGATGCTGAAACTAGCATCTCGGTCCAAGAGCTCGGCTGTGTTCAGAATGCGCAGACCGCCAGCCGGTCACCCACACCACCTTGACTGGGTCAACCTCACCCTGGACACTGTTCTGAGGTCAGGCATACCACAGCGGCAG GTGATGTGGACTGCAGACAGTGACAGGGAAATTGTGAAGCAAGTGGCTCCTGGTTTACAGCAGACGTCTGTACAGAAGCTTCCCCTGGACACTCTTCATCATAAAGGCATCAGCAGAGTCCTGCTGCGCTATAATCAGGCATCTGCGCAGGACGTCCG GCTGTATAATGAAAACAACATCAGTGTGACTATGTATATGGTGAACGAGCCATGGCTGTATTCTCTGCTGTGGTGCAGTGGGGTGCCGTCTGTGTCTTCTGAGGCCCCGCAGTTGTTGAGGAAGTTGCATTCGCCACTCTGGCTCATG AGTCCAGATGAATACAGTTTGATATGGATCTCCACTGATCTCATCTCTTTTGCTGTAGTACTGGGAATATTTATATTCCAGAA GTGGAGAATGAGTGGGATGCGTAGCTACAACCCTGAGCAGATCATGCTGAGCGCAGCCGTCAGGAGATCCAGCCGAGATGTCAACATCATGAAGGAGAAGCTCATCTTCTCTG AGGTGAGCAATGGAGTCAGCAGTGATGAACCATATATGGAAAATGGATTTAACTACTACACCAATTAA
- the hspa13 gene encoding heat shock 70 kDa protein 13: protein MAGEMSIIGSVILALFLAGYLGQQYLPPPKPRVIGLDLGTTFCSVGVFQPGTGEIEVIGDEKGRKSIPSVVSFTSTGVYAGHEGQELSDINPQNTIYDAKRFIGKIFDRETLERESARYPFKVIFNNESAEFLVSTNSTFTVTPEFIGSRLLLKMRKMAEKQFGVPIEKAVISVPAEFDERQRNYTIRAANLAGLDVLRVINEPTAAAMAYGLHKAEVFNVLVVDLGGGTLDVSLLNKQGGMFLTRAMAGNNKLGGQDFTQRLLQYTIERVRQQYGFPPTLKEDIHLLRQAVEAIKINLTQEAHVLLKVPLHLQITGVNGEQEEKVLFQEKLTRELFEDLNADLFQKILAPIETVLIEGHLEKGEVDEIVLVGGSTRIPRIRQLISHYFGKEPNTSVDPDLAVVIGVAIQAGIMGGSWPLQVSAIEIPNRHLRKTNFS, encoded by the exons ATGGCTGGAGAAATGTCCATAATAG GTTCTGTCATCCTGGCTTTATTTTTGGCAGGGTATCTGGGACAGCAGTACTTGCCCCCTCCAAAACCCAGGGTCATTGGGTTGGATCTTGGTACCACGTTCTGCTCCGTGGGAGTGTTTCAGCCTGGCACAGGGGAAATTGAAGTTATTGGAGATGAGAAAGGACGCAAAAGCATACCTAGTGTGGTGTCATTCACCTCCACTGGTGTGTACGCTGGACATGAAGGCCAAGAATTATCAGACATCAATCCTCAAAACACAATCTATGATGCCAAGAGATTTATAGGGAAGATTTTTGACCGTGAAACTTTAGAGCGAGAGAGTGCACGATACCCATTTAAG GTAATTTTCAACAATGAGAGTGCAGAATTTTTAGtctccacaaacagcactttcacTGTTACTCCTGAATTCATTGGTTCCCGACTCCTGTTGAAAATGAGAAAGATGGCAGAGAAACAATTTGGAGTTCCCATTGAAAAAGCAGTTATATCTGTGCCGGCAGAGTTTGATGAGAGGCAAAGAAACTACACCATAAGAGCAGCTAACCTAGCAG GGCTGGATGTCCTGCGGGTGATCAACGAGCCCACGGCAGCAGCGATGGCATATGGCCTGCATAAGGCTGAAGTGTTTAATGTGCTGGTGGTGGATCTGGGGGGAGGAACACTAGATGTGTCACTTCTCAATAAGCAGGGTGGCATGTTCCTCACCAGAGCTATGGCAG GTAATAACAAGCTTGGAGGGCAGGACTTCACCCAGCGTTTGTTGCAGTACACCATCGAGCGAGTACGGCAGCAGTATGGTTTTCCCCCCACACTTAAAGAAGACATCCACCTTCTCCGACAGGCTGTGGAGGCCATCAAGATCAACCTCACTCAGGAGGCCCATGTTCTTCTCAAAGTTCCTCTTCACTTGCAGATAACAGGAGTCAATGGAGAGCAAGAGGAAAAAGTTCTGTTCCAGGAGAAGCTGACGCGTGAACTTTTTGAGGATCTTAATGCAGATCTCTTTCAGAAGATCCTGGCACCCATTGAGACCGTTCTCATTGAGGGCCATTTAGAGAAAGGGGAGGTGGATGAGATTGTTCTGGTCGGAGGGTCTACAAGGATCCCCCGCATTAGACAGCTCATCAGTCATTACTTTGGGAAGGAACCAAACACCTCCGTGGACCCTGACCTGGCTGTAGTGATTGGGGTAGCCATTCAGGCAGGCATCATGGGTGGCTCTTGGCCTCTGCAGGTTAGCGCTATTGAAATTCCAAACAGGCACCTTCGCAAGACCAACTTCAGCTGA